The Phocoena sinus isolate mPhoSin1 chromosome 17, mPhoSin1.pri, whole genome shotgun sequence genome contains a region encoding:
- the UBXN2B gene encoding UBX domain-containing protein 2B isoform X1, which produces MAEGGGGGEAGEEGPRAVGPRPPSARDLQLALAELYEDEVKCKASKSDRPHATAFKSPRTPPQRFYSSEHECSGLHIVRPSTGKIVNELFKEAREHGAVPLDEATRASSDDKSKSFTGGGYRLGNSFCKRSEYIYGENQLQDVQILLKLWSNGFSLDDGELRPYSDPTNAQFLESVKRGEIPLELQRLVHRGHVNLDMEDHHDEEYIKPRLRFKAFSGEGQKLGSLTPEIVSTPSSPEEEEKSLLNAVVLIDDSVPTTKIQIRLADGSRLIQRFNSTHRILDVRDFIVQSRPEFATLDFILVTSFPNKELTDESLTLQEADILNTVILQQLK; this is translated from the exons TTGGCCTTGGCAGAATTATATGAAGATGAAGTGAAATGCAAAGCTTCCAAATCTGATAGACCTCACGCTACAGCCTTTAAAAGCCCACGAACACCACCTCAAAG GTTCTATTCAAGTGAACATGAATGCAGTGGATTACATATAGTTCGACCTTCAACTGGGAAAATTGTGAATGAACTTTTCAAAGAGGCAAGGGAACATGGGGCTGTCCCTCTGGATGAAGCCACAAGAGCTTCGAGTGATGACAAATCTAAG tcTTTTACAGGTGGAGGATACAGATTGGGTAATTCCTTTTGTAAGCGGTCTGAATACATCTATGGAGAAAATCAGTTGCAAGAT GTTCAGATTTTGCTTAAACTGTGGAGCAATGGTTTCAGCTTAGACGATGGAGAATTGAGACCTTACAGTGACCCAACAAATGCTCAGTTTCTGGAGTCCGTTAAGAGAGG agagaTTCCCCTGGAGCTTCAGCGGCTGGTTCACAGAGGCCACGTGAATCTGGATATGGAGGATCATCACGATGAAGAATACATAAAACCTAGACTGAGGTTCAAGGCTTTCAGTGGAGAAGGACAAAAACTTGGGAG CCTCACACCTGAAATAGTCAGTACGCCTTCCtccccagaagaagaggagaagtcACTACTTAATGCAGTTGTTCTTATTGATGATTCCGTGCCAACGACCAAAATTCAGATCAGGTTAGCAGACGGGAGCCGTTTGATACAAAGATTCAATAGCACACACAG GATCCTGGATGTTCGGGACTTTATTGTACAGTCCCGTCCTGAATTTGCAACTCTTGACTTTATTCTCGTGACTTCATTTCCAAACAAAGAGCTAACAGATGAAAGCCTGACACTACAAGAAGCAGATATTCTTAACACTGTGATACTCCAGCAACTAAAATGA
- the UBXN2B gene encoding UBX domain-containing protein 2B isoform X2: MAEGGGGGEAGEEGPRAVGPRPPSARDLQLALAELYEDEVKCKASKSDRPHATAFKSPRTPPQRFYSSEHECSGLHIVRPSTGKIVNELFKEAREHGAVPLDEATRASSDDKSKSFTGGGYRLGNSFCKRSEYIYGENQLQDVQILLKLWSNGFSLDDGELRPYSDPTNAQFLESVKRGEIPLELQRLVHRGHVNLDMEDHHDEEYIKPRLRFKAFSGEGQKLGRQEKQTELSRENTSCAPSVAQSLWSWGPELEHPIMTALGESDASRTLGTRRAASSPRHGLNFHRTTSHLK; this comes from the exons TTGGCCTTGGCAGAATTATATGAAGATGAAGTGAAATGCAAAGCTTCCAAATCTGATAGACCTCACGCTACAGCCTTTAAAAGCCCACGAACACCACCTCAAAG GTTCTATTCAAGTGAACATGAATGCAGTGGATTACATATAGTTCGACCTTCAACTGGGAAAATTGTGAATGAACTTTTCAAAGAGGCAAGGGAACATGGGGCTGTCCCTCTGGATGAAGCCACAAGAGCTTCGAGTGATGACAAATCTAAG tcTTTTACAGGTGGAGGATACAGATTGGGTAATTCCTTTTGTAAGCGGTCTGAATACATCTATGGAGAAAATCAGTTGCAAGAT GTTCAGATTTTGCTTAAACTGTGGAGCAATGGTTTCAGCTTAGACGATGGAGAATTGAGACCTTACAGTGACCCAACAAATGCTCAGTTTCTGGAGTCCGTTAAGAGAGG agagaTTCCCCTGGAGCTTCAGCGGCTGGTTCACAGAGGCCACGTGAATCTGGATATGGAGGATCATCACGATGAAGAATACATAAAACCTAGACTGAGGTTCAAGGCTTTCAGTGGAGAAGGACAAAAACTTGGGAG ACAGGAGAAGCAAACAGAACTTTCTAGAGAAAACACCTCCTGTGCCCCATCAGTTGCTCAGAGCCTGTGGAGCTGGGGCCCAGAGCTAGAACACCCCATCATGACTGCACTGGGAGAGTCAGATGCCTCCAGGACCTTGGGGACCAGAAGAGCTGCATCATCTCCACGCCACGGTCTTAACTTTCACCGTAcaa CCTCACACCTGAAATAG